The Oncorhynchus masou masou isolate Uvic2021 chromosome 13, UVic_Omas_1.1, whole genome shotgun sequence genomic interval GAAGATATTATGCATGTGTGTATACATATCTGTACTCTGTACTGCCTCGCTTGACAGGCTTACATTGGCACTGGGAATGATACTTATGCATGTAATGTGTTTACACGTGTCGTGTGGGCAtgactgtgcatgtgtgtgtgtttctgctgcTGTCTTCGAAGAGTTTAAAAGAAACAGGTTGTGTCTGCTGaatgagcctctctctctctctctgtctgtgtgtgtgtgtgtgtgtgtgtgtgtgtgtgtgtgtgtgtgtgtgtgtgtgtgtgtgtgtgtgtgtgtgtgtgtgtgtgtgtgtgtgtgtgtgtgtgtgtgtgtggtatgcatTTAGGTTTCTCTGTAATCTTTTTCTCAGTGCAGATTGTGTTGTgcggaggtctctctctctcggtctctccctctctgtgctaTGTGTGGGGCTCTTTCTTGTCAATGGGAGTAGCCTAccccctctatttctctttctctctccattgccCTCCCACTCGTCTCCATCTTTCTGCTCTgtctataccacccctctctctcccctgccctctctctctccatcccctctcatctcctctctttctccctccctccctcccctctctctctctctctctctctccctaccctttcgctctccctcctctctctcccctctctctctacctctctccctccctcattttGCAAATGTATCGCATTTCTGCcaacctttctctctttcttccccgtctctctcattatccctccccctcttcatctctagTGTTGCAGGCCATAAAAGCCCATCAACTGTTCCActtgtccatcctctctctctatccttctctccctccttaccactccaactcctccctctatcctcaaaTTCTGTCTACTCATCTCTCTATGAATTGCCCTCTTTTACCACaccccattccctccctccctccctttcatcCTCTTTCCCCTTTTTGTCTCCCTTCTTTTCATTCTGGCCCTCATTCTAGTCTTTTTCATCATCTATCCTCCCTGTATTCCTCTCAATAAAAGAAAATGCCTTTCTCACTTTCATCcggtttctcctctctctccctcctcctccttctctccattcctaATTCCCATTCTCTAACCAGGATGTGTCTTTTGTCATTATTGTAAAAGAGAATGTTCTTAATAACATGTTTAAATAAAAAAGTAATAAATACAAGTAATTCcttgtctcctccctccatccttccctttcCTCACCTGGATGTGTCTCTTGCTGATCTGTTGGGTGATGTGAACTCGTCCTGTGCTGGGGTCCAGCCCGGCCAGAGGCACTGCCGCCTCCCCGATGACATCATCACGGGCGAAGCGGTCAAAGCTGAGCACCAGGAAGTGCAGTGTGAGGTCGGGCAGTGTGCTGTAGGCCACGCCGTAGAACGTAAACGTCTCGTCAAACACTGGCTCCAAGGTCTTCCTCAGGACACGGGTCTGCAGAGCAATTGGTCATATTTCAGTCTGGTTGCTATTGTGACAATAGCACTTAAACAGTCACACTTACAGTAACAGTTAAACAGTCACACTTACAGTAACAGTTAAACAGTCACACTTACAGTAACATTTAAACCGTTACACTTACAGTAACACTTAAACCGTTACACGCACAGTAACATTTACACGCACagtaacagttaaacagttacatgtacagtaacagttaaacagttaaacagttacaCTTACAGTAACACTTCAACCGTTACACGTACAGTAACAGTTACACGTACagtaacagttaaacagttacACTTACAGTAACACTTCAACCGTTACACGTACAGTACAGTTACACGTACagtaacagttaaacagttacACTTACagtaacagttaaacagttacACTTACagtaacagttaaacagttacACGTACagtaacagttaaacagttacACGTACagaaacagttaaacagttacaCTTACagtaacagttaaacagttacACGTACagaaacagttaaacagttacaCTTACagtaacagttaaacagttacACGTACagaaacagttaaacagttacaCTTACagtaacagttaaacagttacACTTACAGTAACAGTTACACGTACagtaacagttaaacagttacacatacagtaacagttaaacagttacAGTGACACAACTCTTTTACAATACAAAATGTGAGGGATAATGCAGGGGTCTTCAAACTTTTCTTGCCCAGGGCCCCAATCATGTTTGCATACTTAAAAGATGTTTTAAAAAATGTTCTTATTTTGATCTAATCCTGTAATAATGAAAATTCAAATAATTCAATAATAAAAGTATTAAGCTAATTGGGACTGCAACCCCAAATACCTAAACCCTAAACACAACAAAGCGAATCAAGGATTAACCCTGTAGGTAGGAAGAAACCTCCAAAGGAACCAGACTCACCTTGACCCGATGCTTCTTTTCTGGCAGTATGGTCATCTTCACGTAGGGGTCCGAGCTACCCGCCTGCTCGTCCACGGCCGGCAGACCCTGGGCGCCAACAATGGTCACCACCAGCGCCTTCTTGGGGAAGTTGTAGTCCACGGACAGGCTGAGGGTGCCTAGGGCAGTGTGTGGCGTGGTGGTGCCCTCCCCCTGGCACGGAGTAAAGGGCGAGGCTGTCTTGCTGGCATCacagctactgctactgctgttaccTCCGGAGCTGCTCTCCAGGTAGCAGTAGTCGGCTCGGATGGGCAGCGCCCGCTCTAGCCTGGGCTGTCCAGCAGGAGGCAGCAGGTGGCTCATCTGCAGGTGGGTGGAGCCGTTGAGCAGGCCCGTTTCTGGGTCAGCGTCCACCAGCatcacccttcctccccctccacctcttcctcgcTCGCCATTACGACCCCACTCAACGCCGGATCCACCGCCATTTCGCGAGGAGCCCGGGCGTCGACCCACGCGGACGATCTTCTTGTTACTGAGTGTCTCCGGGTAGATGCTGATTCCCTTGAGCATGTGGATGAACTTGTAGGGCGGGTCGACGGCCGGGTCGCAGGGCCCCGATTGGAGCTTGTAGCTGCCCGTCATCTGGCGGTAGCGACGCTGGCAGCAGGTCCAGAGGAAGACGGCCACCGTGACCGAGACCACCAGGACCCCGGCGCCCAGGAAGCCCGCCAGCACCGGGGACACCTCTGAGAGGGACGAGGAGGGGAATAAGGGAcaaggagagagcagggaaatCTTATTTCCTTTCCACCGTTATTCACTTCATTCCTTCAATATCAACTGGGTTGAAAGCCTTATTAACAAAGGAAGAACACGTGCGGTATGAAAACACATAATGAAACAGAAGGTTGTATTCCATCAAAAAGCATAATTCCCTGCCTAAAGTGAGAAGATGAATAGCTGTCAAAATTATGTGTCCCGAAAAGCAGGAAAAAACCTGGTTAAACCTTGTAAAATGAATGGACTTGATCAgagtatttacatttttttccccCTGTTCATGTTTCGTGGGGCCTTGCCCCATACAGTCAGTCAGATGATGAAGTTGAAGTTAGTATAAGCCATGGCAGAAGGATTACAGTACGTTCTACACCATGTTCTACCCGGAACGTTTAGGAAAACACACAACATCACTGACCTACATTTGGACTAAGCATGTGACCCAGTTTAAAAAGTGACTGACAGCTGTGGCACCAGCCTGGATCCAAGCTTGGGCTGGCAACCTTATGACAGTACACGTTTAACCggtattcaaaatcaaatcaaattttacttggcacatgcgccgaatacaacaggtag includes:
- the syt11a gene encoding synaptotagmin-11a encodes the protein MTEITNLRPAYEVSPVLAGFLGAGVLVVSVTVAVFLWTCCQRRYRQMTGSYKLQSGPCDPAVDPPYKFIHMLKGISIYPETLSNKKIVRVGRRPGSSRNGGGSGVEWGRNGERGRGGGGGRVMLVDADPETGLLNGSTHLQMSHLLPPAGQPRLERALPIRADYCYLESSSGGNSSSSSCDASKTASPFTPCQGEGTTTPHTALGTLSLSVDYNFPKKALVVTIVGAQGLPAVDEQAGSSDPYVKMTILPEKKHRVKTRVLRKTLEPVFDETFTFYGVAYSTLPDLTLHFLVLSFDRFARDDVIGEAAVPLAGLDPSTGRVHITQQISKRHIQCVSRGELLVSLSYQPVTHRLNVVVLKAKHLPRMDITGLSGNPYVKVNVFYSHKRIAKKKTHVKKCTLNPVFNESFIYDVPAELLADVSVEFLVVDFDRTTKNEVVGRLVLGGQSLMPTGVTHWREVCDNPRRQIAKWHTLGEY